In one Nostoc sp. KVJ3 genomic region, the following are encoded:
- a CDS encoding amidase: MNEVDLAFTPALELAQLIRRREVSPLELVEIYLERIGQLNPQLGSYFTVTAELAKADAKAKTELLTTTSELPPFFGVPISIKDLNAVAGVTCTYGNPALLNNIPNYDDGVVTRIKQAGFTILGKTATSELGSFPYSEPTGFPPARNPWNLEYTPGGSSGGAAAAVAAGLCAIAQGSDGGGSIRGPAACCGLVGIKPSRGRVSKAPVGERLAGIAVNGPIARTVADAAALLDAISGYVTGDPYWLPDPEPSFLAATQTKLGTLRIAFDTSISPLGEADANCQQGVHQTVQLLEQLGHQVEQKSPDFSGLVEPFQIVWQAGVAAAGLPVEALQPLNRWLFARTGSVADYLKAVSQMQIIARQIVAFFDTVDVLILPVYLHSPIRVGEWASLSPEETFQNIIEWVAPCPPANATGQPAIAIPVGFDRQGLPMSVQLIGKPAAEATLISLAAQLEAANPWIHHRPAFAISGYPIDL; this comes from the coding sequence ATGAATGAAGTTGATTTAGCATTTACCCCAGCACTAGAGTTGGCGCAATTAATTCGTCGCCGCGAAGTATCACCCCTAGAGTTGGTGGAAATATATTTAGAACGGATTGGACAGTTGAATCCCCAATTAGGAAGTTATTTTACGGTGACGGCAGAATTAGCGAAGGCAGATGCCAAAGCCAAAACAGAATTATTGACAACTACCTCAGAATTACCGCCATTTTTTGGTGTGCCAATTTCCATTAAAGATTTGAATGCTGTAGCTGGTGTTACCTGTACTTACGGAAATCCGGCATTACTGAACAATATCCCTAACTATGATGATGGTGTTGTCACAAGGATTAAGCAAGCTGGATTTACCATTCTCGGTAAAACAGCCACTTCCGAGTTAGGTTCATTTCCATACAGTGAGCCTACGGGTTTTCCTCCAGCTAGAAATCCGTGGAATTTAGAATACACCCCAGGCGGTTCCAGTGGTGGCGCAGCGGCGGCAGTAGCAGCAGGATTGTGTGCGATCGCTCAAGGTTCAGATGGCGGTGGTTCAATTCGTGGCCCTGCGGCTTGTTGTGGTTTGGTAGGAATCAAACCATCCAGAGGTAGGGTGAGTAAAGCACCCGTAGGCGAACGCCTCGCCGGAATTGCCGTCAACGGCCCCATCGCCCGCACTGTTGCTGATGCTGCTGCCCTTTTGGATGCCATCAGTGGCTATGTTACAGGCGATCCTTACTGGTTGCCCGATCCTGAACCCTCATTTCTCGCCGCCACTCAGACAAAACTTGGTACTTTACGAATTGCCTTTGACACTAGCATTTCTCCTTTAGGAGAAGCTGATGCCAACTGTCAGCAAGGTGTCCACCAAACAGTTCAGTTATTAGAACAACTTGGCCACCAAGTTGAACAGAAATCCCCAGATTTTAGCGGTTTAGTTGAACCGTTTCAAATTGTTTGGCAAGCTGGGGTTGCGGCGGCGGGACTTCCGGTTGAAGCCTTGCAGCCCTTGAATCGCTGGTTATTTGCACGCACAGGTTCCGTTGCTGACTATCTCAAAGCAGTTTCCCAAATGCAGATAATTGCACGGCAGATTGTAGCGTTTTTTGATACCGTGGATGTGCTGATATTGCCAGTTTATTTACATTCACCCATCCGCGTGGGGGAATGGGCTTCGCTGAGTCCAGAAGAAACATTCCAGAATATTATTGAGTGGGTTGCCCCTTGCCCACCTGCAAATGCAACTGGACAACCTGCGATCGCAATTCCTGTAGGTTTTGATCGTCAGGGTTTACCCATGAGTGTACAGCTAATTGGTAAACCTGCGGCTGAAGCTACACTCATCAGCCTAGCAGCACAATTAGAAGCGGCTAATCCTTGGATTCATCATCGTCCAGCCTTTGCAATATCAGGCTATCCTATTGATCTCTGA